The proteins below are encoded in one region of Metallibacterium scheffleri:
- the sdhD gene encoding succinate dehydrogenase, hydrophobic membrane anchor protein, whose translation MNDLRNPLQRALGLGSAKEGVNHWWRQRITAVALVFLGLWFMALVLMLLHGDYASARTTLADPLNAVLMLVFITALFWHMQLGLQVVIEDYVHSRWLGVVLQIAVRFYAVLAAVLAALAVLRIALGR comes from the coding sequence ATGAACGACTTGCGCAATCCGCTGCAGCGCGCGCTCGGACTGGGTTCGGCCAAGGAGGGCGTGAACCACTGGTGGCGGCAGCGCATCACCGCGGTGGCGCTGGTTTTCCTTGGGCTGTGGTTCATGGCGCTGGTGCTGATGCTGTTGCATGGCGATTACGCGTCAGCGCGCACGACGCTGGCCGATCCACTCAATGCCGTGCTGATGCTGGTGTTCATTACCGCGTTGTTCTGGCACATGCAGCTGGGGCTGCAGGTGGTGATCGAGGATTACGTGCACTCGCGCTGGCTTGGGGTCGTGCTGCAGATCGCGGTGCGCTTCTACGCCGTACTGGCCGCGGTGCTGGCGGCGCTCGCCGTGCTGCGCATTGCTTTGGGACGTTGA
- the sdhC gene encoding succinate dehydrogenase, cytochrome b556 subunit, which produces MDHTRRPLSPHLGIYRWQVQMVSSILHRATGIALAVGTLLLLGGLLTLADGSAAFAVYRSFLATPPLLVLLIGWTWAFAYHLCNGVRHLLQDAGFGFAKPTFVRNGWVVVVLSLLLTILVWAWIVLAGGAR; this is translated from the coding sequence ATGGATCACACGCGACGCCCGCTTTCCCCGCACCTCGGCATTTATCGCTGGCAGGTGCAGATGGTCTCCTCGATCCTGCACCGCGCGACCGGCATCGCACTGGCCGTAGGTACGCTGCTGCTGCTGGGCGGGTTGTTGACGCTGGCGGACGGGAGCGCGGCTTTCGCGGTCTATCGATCATTTCTGGCGACGCCCCCGCTGTTGGTACTGCTGATTGGCTGGACCTGGGCTTTTGCCTATCACTTGTGCAACGGCGTGAGGCATCTGCTGCAGGACGCCGGCTTCGGCTTCGCCAAGCCGACGTTCGTGCGCAATGGCTGGGTTGTGGTGGTGCTGTCGCTGCTGCTGACGATTCTGGTCTGGGCGTGGATCGTGCTGGCCGGGGGTGCGCGATGA
- a CDS encoding DUF1674 domain-containing protein produces the protein MHNRCFVRCFGQHVLHARLARKSAPELEPWWSKVISLRVKHMSDPYLPRPATAPKPDHHGTPSLSPPQVPSSAPPASHAPLDPTRYGDWEKNGRCIDF, from the coding sequence ATGCACAACCGCTGCTTCGTGAGGTGCTTCGGACAACACGTTCTGCATGCGCGGTTGGCGCGTAAATCCGCGCCTGAGCTTGAGCCATGGTGGAGTAAGGTTATATCCTTGCGAGTGAAGCATATGTCTGACCCATACCTGCCACGTCCTGCAACCGCGCCAAAGCCCGATCACCACGGCACGCCATCGCTTTCGCCGCCGCAGGTTCCATCGTCCGCCCCTCCGGCGTCGCACGCGCCGCTTGATCCCACGCGCTACGGCGATTGGGAAAAGAACGGCCGTTGCATCGATTTTTGA
- a CDS encoding YgfZ/GcvT domain-containing protein, whose protein sequence is MSEAPHEAAVVHLHGADAERFAHAQFASDVRALPLQRWQWSAWLDVQGRVRVLLQLARIADTRFLALLRGGDAHTLAAALGRFLLRDKLQLTAQKMRLLPGAVLAMNQVQLQDHAIALGMDTHSWMLSDAQADPAQPSNVIEDASRATAWLHELRAGWPWLPDAALDALLPPALGLEHLGAVRFDKGCYPGQEIAARLHFRGGNKRELVRLRGAAQIIEDLLRNTPAALQVLLMHRDGSNDSVEMLGVLNTASAAASAWTALIVARYPA, encoded by the coding sequence TTGTCCGAAGCACCTCACGAAGCAGCGGTTGTGCATTTGCACGGCGCCGATGCCGAGCGTTTCGCGCACGCGCAATTCGCCTCGGACGTGCGTGCGTTGCCACTGCAGCGCTGGCAGTGGAGCGCATGGCTGGATGTGCAGGGCCGCGTGCGCGTCCTGCTGCAACTGGCACGCATCGCGGACACGCGCTTCCTTGCGCTGCTGCGCGGCGGTGACGCACACACACTGGCCGCCGCACTCGGCCGTTTCCTGCTGCGCGACAAGCTGCAACTGACGGCACAGAAGATGCGCTTGTTGCCTGGCGCGGTGCTCGCCATGAACCAGGTCCAGTTGCAGGACCACGCGATTGCCCTCGGCATGGACACGCACAGCTGGATGCTCAGCGATGCGCAGGCCGACCCCGCGCAGCCATCCAACGTCATCGAGGATGCGTCGCGCGCAACGGCCTGGCTGCACGAGCTGCGCGCCGGTTGGCCGTGGCTGCCCGATGCCGCGCTGGATGCGCTGTTGCCGCCGGCGCTGGGACTGGAACATCTGGGCGCCGTGCGCTTCGACAAGGGCTGCTACCCCGGGCAGGAAATCGCCGCGCGCCTGCATTTCCGCGGCGGCAACAAACGCGAACTGGTACGCCTGCGCGGCGCCGCGCAAATCATCGAAGACCTGCTGCGTAACACGCCCGCGGCGTTGCAGGTTTTGCTCATGCACCGCGATGGCAGCAACGACAGCGTCGAAATGCTCGGTGTCTTGAACACCGCCAGCGCGGCCGCAAGCGCCTGGACAGCATTGATCGTCGCGCGCTATCCGGCTTGA
- a CDS encoding cell wall hydrolase has translation MKLAWLLWMASWMAPVAPHLASQTCLATTVYLEARGEPQIGQAAVAEVALRRREMGLWGKHVCEVVTAPKQFAPSLVPPGTQLDNLQSWQLAWTIAGRALHEWSLPRDRRRYVVPHAMSFYAADIPAPSWATGSPLAVIGDHRFYAVN, from the coding sequence ATGAAACTCGCCTGGTTGTTGTGGATGGCATCCTGGATGGCGCCCGTTGCGCCGCATCTGGCCAGCCAGACTTGTCTGGCGACCACGGTCTATCTGGAAGCCCGTGGCGAACCGCAAATCGGGCAGGCCGCGGTAGCTGAGGTTGCGCTACGCCGTCGCGAGATGGGCCTGTGGGGCAAGCACGTGTGCGAAGTCGTCACCGCGCCAAAACAATTCGCACCAAGCCTGGTGCCGCCGGGCACGCAGCTGGACAATCTGCAGTCGTGGCAACTGGCCTGGACCATCGCCGGCCGAGCGCTGCACGAATGGTCGCTGCCACGCGACCGCCGCCGCTACGTCGTGCCGCACGCGATGAGCTTCTATGCCGCCGACATTCCCGCGCCGTCGTGGGCCACAGGCTCACCGCTGGCGGTGATCGGCGATCACCGCTTCTACGCGGTGAACTGA
- a CDS encoding glycine zipper 2TM domain-containing protein — protein MRVRMQTMGSLLLVAALGVGLAGCAQQPYRNGYGPQQGYARGQVCADCGVVQHVEEVYVEKNDSTLGTVLGAVIGGALGNQLGHGGGRAATTIVGAVAGGAVGNAVAGQNGNQVPAWRIWMRMSDGRDVSLIQHQYPDVRPGDAVVIRDGRVYPRWRGEH, from the coding sequence ATGCGTGTGCGTATGCAAACGATGGGAAGTCTGTTGCTGGTCGCCGCATTGGGGGTGGGTCTGGCTGGCTGCGCCCAGCAGCCTTACCGCAATGGGTATGGTCCGCAGCAAGGTTACGCGCGCGGGCAGGTGTGCGCGGATTGCGGCGTGGTTCAGCATGTCGAAGAGGTCTACGTCGAAAAGAATGACAGCACGCTGGGCACCGTACTGGGCGCAGTCATCGGCGGCGCGCTGGGCAACCAGTTGGGGCATGGCGGGGGGCGTGCTGCGACGACGATCGTCGGTGCCGTAGCGGGCGGCGCGGTGGGCAACGCGGTGGCCGGGCAGAACGGCAATCAGGTGCCAGCGTGGCGCATCTGGATGCGCATGAGCGACGGCCGCGACGTGAGTCTGATCCAGCATCAATACCCGGATGTGCGCCCAGGCGATGCGGTGGTCATTCGCGACGGGCGCGTGTATCCGCGCTGGCGTGGCGAGCACTGA
- a CDS encoding TatD family hydrolase: protein MQQLIDSHSHLDAHAFDADRAQVLARADAAGVIAQIVPATTAASWPALGSLCASQASLHAAYGLHPMFLGAHEQRHLQALETLLDHATPCVAIGECGLDHFMPDIDRARQQFFFDAQLAIATQRHLPVIVHARRALDAVIASLRRHPGLRGVVHSFSGSAQQAAQLWDRGFMLGIGGPVTYARAQRLRGIVARMPLQYLLLETDSPDQPDSAWRGQRNEPARLPHILDEIAALRGQAPDEVAAATRDNACRLFGLSGDPP from the coding sequence ATGCAGCAGCTGATCGACAGCCACAGCCATCTGGACGCCCATGCATTCGATGCTGATCGCGCGCAGGTGCTGGCGCGCGCAGACGCCGCTGGCGTGATCGCGCAGATCGTGCCCGCAACCACCGCAGCAAGCTGGCCGGCGCTCGGCTCACTCTGCGCCAGCCAGGCATCGTTGCACGCAGCCTATGGCTTGCATCCCATGTTTCTCGGCGCGCACGAGCAACGCCATCTGCAAGCGCTCGAGACACTGCTTGATCACGCTACGCCTTGCGTGGCGATCGGAGAATGCGGACTGGACCATTTCATGCCGGATATCGATCGCGCGCGACAACAGTTCTTTTTCGATGCGCAACTCGCCATTGCCACGCAGCGACATCTGCCGGTGATCGTGCACGCACGCCGCGCGCTGGATGCCGTGATCGCCAGCTTGCGACGCCACCCCGGCCTACGCGGGGTGGTGCACAGTTTCTCCGGCAGCGCGCAGCAAGCGGCGCAATTGTGGGATCGCGGTTTCATGCTGGGAATCGGCGGCCCGGTGACTTATGCGCGTGCGCAACGCCTGCGCGGCATCGTCGCGCGCATGCCGCTGCAATACCTGTTGCTGGAAACCGACAGCCCCGATCAACCCGACAGCGCTTGGCGCGGACAACGCAATGAGCCAGCACGCCTGCCGCACATCCTCGATGAAATCGCCGCGCTGCGCGGGCAGGCTCCCGATGAAGTTGCAGCCGCCACGCGTGACAATGCCTGCCGCCTGTTCGGCTTGTCCGGCGACCCACCTTGA
- a CDS encoding MarR family winged helix-turn-helix transcriptional regulator, translating into MALVAEFSLIRAGVERVSGRGVGLPVDDVMLARKVKHLGMAMTARLQRLLQPHGLVEADFSALMQLFGSPGKSASPGELCNLTAQHPTNMTRIADALVRKRLATRTTDADDRRRVILRITARGERLARILLPQLSAEVHGALAAMSASDKRQLDRLLQRLATSLDAHSGKSRP; encoded by the coding sequence ATGGCTTTGGTCGCTGAATTCTCCTTGATCCGCGCAGGTGTCGAGCGCGTCAGCGGGCGTGGCGTTGGTCTACCCGTCGATGACGTGATGCTGGCACGCAAAGTCAAGCATCTGGGCATGGCGATGACGGCGCGCCTGCAGCGCCTGCTGCAGCCTCATGGTCTGGTCGAAGCCGACTTCAGCGCATTGATGCAACTGTTCGGCAGCCCCGGCAAGAGCGCCTCGCCCGGCGAGCTGTGCAATCTGACCGCGCAGCACCCGACCAACATGACGCGCATCGCGGATGCACTGGTGCGCAAGCGACTGGCAACGCGCACGACCGACGCGGACGACCGGCGCCGCGTGATCCTGCGCATCACCGCACGCGGCGAACGTCTGGCGCGCATCCTGTTGCCGCAATTGAGTGCCGAAGTCCATGGCGCGCTCGCCGCCATGAGTGCGAGCGACAAACGACAACTCGATCGTTTGCTGCAACGGCTGGCCACATCGCTCGACGCCCACAGCGGGAAATCCCGTCCATGA
- a CDS encoding efflux transporter outer membrane subunit: MNRIRAVSLIALLSLLTGCAGLPPALPPPSALRGDAPLRGLPSTTQAAWPTADWWRDFDDAQLDALMQQALSSSPGLAAARARVRAAVALAGLDAAAQRPRIGASADLTRQRLSENGLIPPRFLGFTWYTQSDLGAQLDYSFDFWGKQHAQLASRIDDVRAARAEAQAVRLGLTTAIASAYFAWQTDQAQLRDANALVRLQRQLRELSAARVRQGLDPEDLDAGARLRWAQANTQRAELAGIAQTQRAVLAALVGVAPAQLPPLQPRPLPAVSAALPDDARLQLLARRPDLVALRWQVEAMGEQVRAARASFLPNLSLGAMAGFSSIDTSKALALGSRVFDVGPALSLPLFDGGALKARYGYSVAQLDGATARYNQAVLDAAREVGTAVLDLQRLDAQRASQQQALTASVELSRQAAARLRQGLTDAAPAIASETSLITLRATLTALHGQQLAAEVALIQALGGGYMDGAATATPAAAATTPAPAHAPDTTP; encoded by the coding sequence ATGAACCGAATCCGCGCCGTCAGCCTGATCGCATTGCTCTCCTTGCTCACTGGCTGCGCCGGGCTACCGCCTGCGCTGCCACCACCGTCGGCATTGCGCGGCGATGCACCGCTGCGCGGCTTGCCGAGCACCACGCAAGCGGCATGGCCGACGGCTGACTGGTGGCGCGATTTCGACGATGCGCAACTCGACGCGCTGATGCAGCAAGCGCTGAGCAGTTCTCCCGGTCTTGCCGCGGCGCGTGCGCGCGTGCGTGCTGCCGTGGCGCTGGCCGGACTCGATGCCGCCGCGCAACGCCCACGCATCGGCGCCAGCGCCGACCTGACGCGCCAGCGCTTGAGCGAAAACGGGCTGATTCCACCGCGCTTTCTCGGTTTCACCTGGTACACACAAAGCGACCTCGGTGCGCAACTCGATTACAGCTTCGATTTCTGGGGCAAGCAACACGCACAACTCGCCAGCCGCATCGATGACGTGCGTGCCGCGCGCGCCGAGGCCCAGGCTGTGCGCCTGGGCTTGACCACGGCCATCGCAAGCGCCTACTTCGCCTGGCAAACCGATCAGGCGCAACTGCGCGACGCCAATGCGCTGGTGCGGCTGCAACGACAACTGCGCGAACTCAGCGCCGCGCGCGTCCGCCAGGGTCTTGATCCGGAGGATCTCGACGCCGGCGCGCGGCTGCGTTGGGCGCAGGCCAATACCCAGCGCGCAGAACTTGCCGGCATCGCGCAGACGCAGCGCGCCGTGCTCGCGGCACTGGTCGGTGTGGCGCCGGCGCAATTGCCACCGCTGCAGCCGCGCCCGTTGCCGGCGGTCAGCGCGGCATTGCCGGACGATGCGCGCCTGCAATTACTGGCGCGGCGCCCCGACCTGGTCGCGCTGCGCTGGCAGGTCGAGGCCATGGGCGAACAGGTTCGTGCCGCACGCGCCAGCTTCCTGCCCAATCTCAGTCTCGGCGCCATGGCCGGATTTTCCAGCATCGATACCAGCAAGGCACTGGCCCTGGGCAGCCGCGTGTTCGATGTCGGCCCCGCACTGAGCCTGCCGCTGTTCGATGGCGGTGCACTCAAGGCGCGCTACGGCTACAGCGTGGCACAACTCGATGGCGCCACCGCGCGCTACAACCAGGCGGTGCTCGATGCCGCGCGCGAAGTCGGCACGGCGGTGCTGGACTTGCAGCGTCTTGATGCGCAGCGCGCCAGCCAGCAGCAGGCGCTTACGGCCAGCGTCGAGTTGTCGCGCCAGGCCGCCGCACGCCTGCGTCAAGGCCTCACCGATGCCGCGCCCGCCATCGCCAGCGAGACCTCGCTGATCACCCTGCGCGCCACGCTAACTGCACTGCACGGCCAGCAGCTTGCCGCCGAGGTCGCGTTGATCCAGGCGCTGGGCGGCGGCTACATGGACGGCGCCGCTACCGCGACCCCTGCCGCCGCAGCCACCACACCCGCACCCGCCCACGCACCGGACACCACGCCATGA
- a CDS encoding HlyD family efflux transporter periplasmic adaptor subunit, producing the protein MSDAQTTTAPTARGADTPPSRRRAMLLILASAFMLAGLIWLVLWYFVFSLRVTTDDAYVHGNQVNVAAAVPGTIVAVLADDTQLVRAGQPLFKLDPTDAELNLASARHALQQAVRGVAAQFAQVAQAQAEIAARQAQLAQAEDTLRRSAPLLKQRAVAAEQVTRLRNAVIAARAALHAAVQQERAARAAVQGADIARNPGVLRARDAFRAAWINLQRHVVLAPVTGYVAQRTAQLGQRIQPGQPLMQVIPLSHLWVDANFKETQLADMRIGQPVTLTSDLYGSGVVFHGAVVGLGAGTGSVFALLPPQNASGNWIKVVQRLPVRISIDASDLAKHPLRLGLSMDVDVDIRDRKGQVLAQQPSSQPAAITTVYAHELTGADAAATGIIQAAAAAATGNTREP; encoded by the coding sequence ATGAGCGACGCACAAACCACGACTGCACCCACCGCGCGGGGCGCAGATACGCCGCCATCCAGACGCCGCGCCATGCTGTTGATTCTGGCCAGCGCGTTCATGCTGGCTGGACTGATCTGGCTGGTGTTGTGGTATTTCGTGTTCTCGCTGCGCGTGACCACCGACGACGCCTACGTGCACGGCAATCAGGTCAATGTGGCCGCCGCGGTGCCAGGCACCATCGTCGCAGTGCTGGCCGACGACACCCAACTGGTGCGCGCCGGGCAGCCGCTGTTCAAGCTCGATCCGACCGATGCCGAGCTCAACCTGGCCAGCGCCCGCCATGCGCTGCAGCAGGCCGTGCGTGGTGTGGCCGCGCAATTCGCCCAGGTCGCCCAGGCGCAGGCTGAAATCGCCGCGCGTCAGGCACAGCTGGCGCAGGCCGAGGACACCCTGCGCCGCAGTGCGCCGCTGCTCAAGCAGCGTGCCGTTGCCGCCGAACAGGTGACCCGCTTGCGCAACGCCGTCATCGCCGCGCGCGCCGCGCTGCACGCCGCCGTGCAACAGGAACGCGCCGCGCGCGCCGCCGTGCAGGGCGCCGACATCGCGCGCAATCCCGGCGTGCTGCGCGCGCGCGACGCCTTCCGCGCAGCGTGGATCAACCTGCAACGCCACGTGGTGCTGGCGCCGGTGACAGGCTATGTCGCGCAACGCACGGCGCAGCTCGGGCAGCGCATCCAGCCCGGCCAACCGCTGATGCAGGTGATTCCGCTCTCGCATCTGTGGGTGGATGCCAACTTCAAGGAAACCCAGCTCGCCGACATGCGCATCGGCCAGCCGGTCACACTGACCAGTGACCTCTATGGCAGCGGCGTGGTGTTCCATGGCGCGGTCGTGGGCCTGGGCGCCGGCACCGGCTCGGTGTTCGCGCTGCTGCCACCGCAGAATGCATCCGGCAACTGGATCAAGGTGGTGCAGCGTCTGCCGGTGCGCATCTCGATCGACGCGAGCGATCTGGCGAAGCATCCGCTGCGCCTGGGCCTGTCGATGGATGTCGATGTGGATATCCGCGACCGCAAGGGCCAGGTACTGGCGCAGCAGCCGAGCTCGCAGCCGGCAGCAATCACCACGGTGTACGCGCATGAGTTGACGGGCGCCGACGCCGCCGCCACAGGCATCATCCAGGCTGCCGCCGCAGCCGCCACCGGGAACACGCGCGAGCCATGA
- a CDS encoding DHA2 family efflux MFS transporter permease subunit, whose amino-acid sequence MSPTQEAAPNAYGTPLKGTPLVIMTAAIAFATFMEVLDLTIVNVSVPTIAGSLGVSPEEGTWAISSYALASAIMQPLTGWIARRFGEVRTFTTSVLLFVVFSGLCGLSTSMPMLVFFRLMQGMVSGPMVPLSLTLLFSIYPREKQGVALGLWAMTVVIAPIFGPVLGGYITDNMHWSWIFLINIPVGLAAGLLTLTLMRGRESKTFKVPIDIVGLVLLAAGVGSLQFMLDNGNNMDWFASPLILTLGLTALVCLSFLIVWELTDRHPVVDLRLFKSRNFSIGVLSLTVGMFCFFGINVVYPLWLQTTLGYTAEWAGLATAPVGLLAVVLSPLVGKNLHRMDLRMAVSFAFIVFAWTSFWFAGFSTDSTFWQLVEPRIVQGIAIAFFFIPLNQIIIAGLRPDQIASASGLANFFRTLASSVSTAVTVTLWQHRAEYHHAVLAEQVSLGNPGAVAYIDKVHALGLHGPPTFGLIDLIVSKEAYTLAVNDVFWLFGWLFIVIIPLVWLARPPFNAAAGAGMH is encoded by the coding sequence ATGAGCCCAACGCAGGAGGCGGCGCCCAACGCCTACGGCACGCCGCTGAAGGGCACGCCACTGGTGATCATGACGGCGGCGATCGCCTTCGCCACGTTCATGGAAGTGCTCGACCTGACCATCGTCAACGTGTCGGTGCCGACCATCGCCGGCAGCCTGGGCGTCAGCCCCGAGGAAGGCACCTGGGCGATCAGCTCCTACGCGCTGGCCAGCGCCATCATGCAGCCGCTCACCGGCTGGATCGCGCGGCGCTTCGGCGAGGTGCGCACCTTCACCACCTCGGTGCTGCTGTTCGTGGTGTTCTCGGGGCTATGCGGACTGTCCACCAGCATGCCCATGCTGGTGTTCTTCCGCCTGATGCAGGGTATGGTTTCCGGGCCGATGGTGCCGCTGTCGCTGACCCTGCTGTTCAGCATCTACCCGCGCGAGAAACAGGGCGTGGCGCTGGGCCTGTGGGCCATGACCGTGGTGATCGCGCCGATTTTCGGACCGGTGCTGGGTGGCTACATCACCGATAACATGCATTGGTCGTGGATCTTCCTGATCAATATCCCAGTCGGACTCGCCGCCGGTCTGCTCACCCTGACCTTGATGCGCGGGCGCGAATCGAAGACCTTCAAGGTGCCGATCGACATCGTCGGACTGGTGCTGCTGGCTGCGGGCGTGGGCTCGCTGCAGTTCATGCTCGACAACGGCAACAACATGGACTGGTTCGCCTCGCCGCTGATCCTGACCCTGGGCCTGACCGCGCTGGTGTGCTTGAGTTTCCTGATCGTGTGGGAACTCACCGACCGACACCCGGTGGTCGATCTGCGCCTGTTCAAATCGCGCAATTTCAGCATCGGCGTGCTGTCGCTGACAGTCGGCATGTTCTGCTTTTTCGGCATCAACGTGGTGTATCCGCTGTGGCTGCAGACCACACTGGGCTACACCGCCGAATGGGCCGGACTGGCCACCGCGCCGGTGGGCCTGCTGGCCGTGGTGCTGTCGCCGCTGGTAGGCAAAAACCTGCACCGCATGGACTTGCGCATGGCGGTAAGTTTCGCCTTCATCGTGTTCGCCTGGACATCGTTCTGGTTTGCCGGATTCAGCACGGACTCCACATTCTGGCAACTGGTCGAGCCACGCATCGTGCAGGGCATCGCCATCGCATTCTTCTTCATCCCGCTGAATCAGATCATCATCGCCGGCCTGCGCCCGGACCAGATCGCCTCGGCCTCCGGACTGGCCAATTTTTTCCGCACACTGGCTTCCAGCGTGTCCACGGCGGTGACAGTGACGCTATGGCAGCACCGCGCCGAATATCACCACGCCGTGCTCGCCGAACAGGTCAGCCTGGGCAATCCCGGCGCGGTGGCTTACATCGACAAGGTGCATGCACTGGGACTGCATGGACCACCAACTTTCGGCCTGATCGATCTGATCGTCAGTAAGGAGGCCTATACGCTGGCGGTGAACGATGTGTTCTGGCTGTTCGGCTGGCTGTTCATCGTCATCATCCCGCTGGTGTGGCTGGCGCGACCGCCATTCAACGCCGCGGCTGGCGCGGGCATGCACTAA
- a CDS encoding tRNA threonylcarbamoyladenosine dehydratase, producing the protein MLASDPRFAGVVRLYGAAALQRLAAARVGVVGVGGVGSWAAEALARSGVGTLRLIDADEVCISNTNRQSHALDGNYGKPKVAVLGERLHAINPALHLQPVERFLTTERMDLLADCDVVLDACDALAVKVALIAHCRRNKQPVVTVGSAGGRSDAVRVQVRDLSRTEHDALLALVRKRLRQQHGFARNPERYFGIAAVYSMENVRRAPDVDAACEPGSLDCGGGLGSVMHVTASFGMAAAGKTLELLLR; encoded by the coding sequence ATGCTTGCATCCGATCCACGCTTTGCCGGTGTCGTGCGCCTGTATGGCGCAGCGGCCTTGCAGCGCCTTGCCGCTGCGCGTGTCGGCGTGGTCGGCGTCGGCGGCGTCGGCTCGTGGGCGGCCGAGGCGCTGGCGCGCAGCGGCGTTGGCACGTTGCGTCTGATCGACGCCGACGAGGTGTGCATCAGCAACACGAACCGTCAGTCGCACGCGCTGGACGGCAACTACGGCAAGCCCAAGGTGGCGGTGCTGGGCGAGCGGCTGCACGCGATCAATCCCGCGCTGCACCTGCAACCTGTGGAACGGTTTCTCACCACCGAGCGTATGGATCTGCTCGCCGATTGCGATGTGGTCCTGGATGCCTGCGATGCCCTGGCGGTGAAAGTGGCGTTGATCGCGCACTGCCGCCGCAACAAACAGCCGGTGGTTACGGTGGGCTCGGCCGGTGGGCGCAGCGACGCGGTGCGCGTGCAAGTGCGTGATCTTTCGCGCACCGAGCACGATGCCTTGCTGGCGCTGGTGCGCAAACGCCTGCGCCAGCAGCATGGGTTCGCGCGCAACCCCGAGCGCTATTTCGGCATCGCCGCCGTGTACTCGATGGAAAACGTGCGGCGCGCGCCGGATGTCGATGCGGCTTGTGAACCTGGCAGCCTCGATTGCGGCGGCGGTCTGGGCTCGGTGATGCACGTCACCGCAAGTTTCGGCATGGCCGCCGCGGGCAAGACGCTGGAACTGCTGCTGCGCTAG
- a CDS encoding cytochrome c yields the protein MRYALVLILGIAIGALAMSQVGKILAARDAYPRGVMAVMQQHYGALRHGLDTGTCNAADNQNNLAWVARMSMQINPALNPHAADLRFDTYVSKLDARIAAAQAVAPADCPALRLAAQRIGAACSACHEVYR from the coding sequence ATGCGCTACGCGTTGGTCCTGATCCTCGGCATCGCCATCGGCGCCCTGGCGATGAGCCAGGTCGGCAAGATCCTGGCCGCGCGCGATGCCTACCCGCGCGGCGTGATGGCGGTGATGCAGCAGCACTACGGCGCTCTGCGCCACGGCCTCGACACGGGCACATGCAATGCCGCAGATAACCAGAACAACCTGGCCTGGGTGGCGCGCATGAGCATGCAGATCAACCCGGCGCTGAATCCGCATGCCGCCGATCTGCGCTTCGACACCTACGTGAGCAAGCTCGACGCGCGCATCGCCGCCGCGCAGGCGGTCGCGCCAGCCGACTGCCCGGCGCTGCGCCTAGCGGCGCAGCGCATCGGCGCCGCCTGCAGCGCCTGCCACGAGGTTTATCGTTGA
- a CDS encoding DUF962 domain-containing protein, which produces MARFRSFAEFYPFYLGEHRHRVCRQLHFAGSCIVLLLLLTALLTRDAWWLLLVPLVGYGFAWVGHFVFEKNRPATFQHPWYSLLGDWRMFADVLRGKVRL; this is translated from the coding sequence ATGGCGCGTTTCCGCAGCTTTGCCGAGTTCTATCCGTTCTATCTGGGCGAGCATCGCCACCGCGTGTGCCGGCAACTGCATTTCGCCGGTAGTTGCATCGTGCTGTTGCTGCTGCTGACGGCGTTGTTGACACGTGATGCGTGGTGGCTGCTGCTGGTTCCATTGGTGGGCTATGGCTTTGCCTGGGTCGGGCATTTCGTGTTCGAGAAAAATCGCCCGGCGACGTTCCAGCACCCGTGGTACAGCCTGCTCGGCGACTGGCGCATGTTCGCCGATGTGTTGCGCGGCAAGGTGCGGCTGTAA